The Mercurialis annua linkage group LG2, ddMerAnnu1.2, whole genome shotgun sequence genome contains a region encoding:
- the LOC126670592 gene encoding uncharacterized protein LOC126670592 isoform X1: protein MESSEHNSRQRKPKRKEILERKKSLNQLIEVASIEKDCLAYFPTFCQFNRNGISVYLESGSGDKLSLSLKRDLQKLVKVNMERHYGSEWVIEEKVKRREMIALEARYIFVYEAASNSSENKRVLDEGNQALVGFVHYRFTLEEELPVLYVYEIQLESHVQGKGLGKFLMQLIELIAHKSCMSAVVLTVQKANADAMDFYTNKLRYNISSISPSRMGINKNYEILCKAFDNEAKTILEEIEPVR, encoded by the exons ATGGAGTCAAGTGAACACAATAGCAGACAACGGAAACCTAAACGAAAAGAG ATATTGGAAAGGAAGAAATCTCTCAATCAATTAATTGAAGTTGCTTCTATTGAGAAGGACTGTCTTGCTTACTTCCCGACCTTTTGCCAATTCAATAGAAATG GGATTTCGGTTTATCTGGAATCAGGCAGTGGAGATAAACTCTCATTGTCATTAAAGCGAGACTTACAAAAGCTCGTTAAGGTTAATATGGAGAGACATTATGGTTCTGAATGGGTTATTGAAGAAAAAGTGAAGCGAAGAGAAATGATTGCTCTTGAAGCTCGATATATCTTTGTGTATGAGGCTGCAAGTAATTCTAGTGAGAATAAGAGggtcttagatgaagggaaccAAGCATTGGTAGGATTTGTACATTATCGGTTTACTCTTGAAGAAGAGTTACCAGTTCTTTATGTCTATGAAATTCAGCTTGAGTCTCATGTTCAAGGGAAAGGATTGGGGAAATTTCTAATGCAACTAATTGAACTTATTGCTCATAAG AGCTGCATGAGTGCTGTAGTCTTAACTGTCCAAAAAGCAAATGCAGACGCTATGGATTTCTATACAAATAAGCTTAG ATATAATATATCAAGCATTTCTCCATCTCGG ATGGGAATTAATAAGAATTATGAAATTCTTTGCAAAGCATTTGATAATGAAGCTAAAACCATTTTGGAG GAAATTGAACCAGTACGATAA
- the LOC126670592 gene encoding uncharacterized protein LOC126670592 isoform X2, translating into MESSEHNSRQRKPKRKEILERKKSLNQLIEVASIEKDCLAYFPTFCQFNRNGSGDKLSLSLKRDLQKLVKVNMERHYGSEWVIEEKVKRREMIALEARYIFVYEAASNSSENKRVLDEGNQALVGFVHYRFTLEEELPVLYVYEIQLESHVQGKGLGKFLMQLIELIAHKSCMSAVVLTVQKANADAMDFYTNKLRYNISSISPSRMGINKNYEILCKAFDNEAKTILEEIEPVR; encoded by the exons ATGGAGTCAAGTGAACACAATAGCAGACAACGGAAACCTAAACGAAAAGAG ATATTGGAAAGGAAGAAATCTCTCAATCAATTAATTGAAGTTGCTTCTATTGAGAAGGACTGTCTTGCTTACTTCCCGACCTTTTGCCAATTCAATAGAAATG GCAGTGGAGATAAACTCTCATTGTCATTAAAGCGAGACTTACAAAAGCTCGTTAAGGTTAATATGGAGAGACATTATGGTTCTGAATGGGTTATTGAAGAAAAAGTGAAGCGAAGAGAAATGATTGCTCTTGAAGCTCGATATATCTTTGTGTATGAGGCTGCAAGTAATTCTAGTGAGAATAAGAGggtcttagatgaagggaaccAAGCATTGGTAGGATTTGTACATTATCGGTTTACTCTTGAAGAAGAGTTACCAGTTCTTTATGTCTATGAAATTCAGCTTGAGTCTCATGTTCAAGGGAAAGGATTGGGGAAATTTCTAATGCAACTAATTGAACTTATTGCTCATAAG AGCTGCATGAGTGCTGTAGTCTTAACTGTCCAAAAAGCAAATGCAGACGCTATGGATTTCTATACAAATAAGCTTAG ATATAATATATCAAGCATTTCTCCATCTCGG ATGGGAATTAATAAGAATTATGAAATTCTTTGCAAAGCATTTGATAATGAAGCTAAAACCATTTTGGAG GAAATTGAACCAGTACGATAA